GATTAAGAAGAAGCATTGAAGAGAATATTACACTCAAATTGTTGTTCTGAATTTTGtaaaagtaacattaaaaaaatatctacgTATAAACAGGCACAGATCTCAAAGATGACTGGTGAAAGACCTAGGAAGGAATTAGTTCGGAATTAATACATACTTAGCAACTAAGGCAGAAAACCTACGGGGTGGGGGTAAGAAATAAACCTATCTACTTCACCCTCCCCAAAACTCCTAATTAGAAATAGCAGCAGCTTTAAGAAATAATCAATCCTATATTTGTGATGTTGCTATAACGTGGAGCTCCCCACAATTAATGTACAACagagacttatttttaaataacttttaaatgGTTAACTTGCCAGGCATTGGAATACCAGGGACAGAACTCCATAAGTCATATTTTATCATGCTCTCTGCTTTAAGCAAATCAGTGCAGCTATTTACAAATTAAGTCATcattttaaatcagattttgaaAACATGAGAGAGAATGGTGATGAAAAATCATGGGAACCAGTAATCTCAGCTTTCAGTCACACCACTGTTTTATGAAAAGGCAGAGTCCCCCTGCAAAAGCCAGTGAACTGTGAACCAAAGGAAGAACTACCACAGGCTCCGAAATGTTAATGACTGCTTATTCCTTTGATCAGTTTCTGCAAAGGACCACATGTAATTGTCAAAACAAATGCACACAAGTTCCAGCATACCCTGCTCATTTTTCTGCAGGAAGTAACAGCAGAAAAGATATAAGATGCAAACACAGCACACTACTTCATTCTAGCCCGTCTCACCCACCAAATTAAATCTCTCCCACAAGACAAACAATGACTATTCAAACATTTGTTGTACGCAGAAGCAGGAACCAGGAAGAGCCGTATGCACAAGAGCAGAACAAGACCAAACAAAATCAAGAACACCCTTACCTGAACTGAAGGTGCTGGCTCTTGAGATTGCTTACTGGTAGATCCCTGGAAAGATGCTAAAGCAAAACTGTCAGTCTTGTGTAATACTGGACCATCAGTCCTGGCAGATGCATCTGTCCTATGTGACTGCCACGTCTCTTTTCTGTGATGAGATTCACCAGCTTGCTCATCTCCAAAGGCAGCCCAAGAACAGCTGTCTTTTTGTTCATCTTCAAAAGCATTCCAGTCTGTAGCCTGGTTACAACCTGCTGAACTGAAGTCCGCAAAGTCGTCAGAGTCCTGAAAAGCAACACTCTCATCTTGAGGTTTTGGCACTGAATCGAAGTCTCCAAATTCACTATCATCACCATTTTCTACCTCAGGAGTATGCTGGAAGTCGAAGCCTGAAGTTTTACTGGTAGTATCACATTCTGAAGTGTTAGCAGTCTGATTTAGTTCAGCTTGATCCAACCTTGCTGGCTGCTGAGAAACAGTACTTGTGTCCCTGAATTCACCAAATTCATCATTAGGTTTGCTAATATGTGCGGGCTGTTCAGAAGTTCCTTCTAAATCTAGAGCATTTATCGATTCTTCAGCATTAATGAAGGTGGGAGATGCACTGCTGACTGAACCAAAATCACCAAAATCATCGTCGTGTGTGTCACTGCAAGCTACAACTTCAGTACTACTTCCACCATTCTTAAGATCTTCAGAATCACTCAATTTTTCTCCTGCAAGATTACTGCTTAGGCTTTGGATCTTATCAACCTTGATGTCCTCTGATCCTGAAGAGTCATCAGGCCTACTAAAATCTTTGCCATTCTCTGTGCCATGTTGTCTTCTCCTCCCACTGTGTTCTCCATTTTCAGTAGTGCATATTGAACTTCCAGTTGTTTCAGACGTACTAGAAATTGCAAATTCATTATCTTCCGGTGCTGAGGGACCCTGTTCACAActaatttctgaaatgcaaaccTCTTCTTCAATACAAGTTACTCTGTTTATTCTGTTGTTCTCCTGAATGCTCAGAGAGTCTCTTTCATTAAGAACACTGAGTTTTGTAGGTCCTGTTCCCTCTAAGtggattgtttttttgtttgagaatGTAGCAAAATCTGCAAAGTCTTCACCTGAGCTAGGCATTGAGTTCAAATTTTTCTCAGTACTATGGGTGCTAACAGTTTTCAGTCCCTTTGAGTCACCGATACTGTCTAGATCTTCTGTTCCCTGAGGATTTACAGGGTCTGATGCTGCAAATCCGTTTGTTAGAATCTCTAGACACGGAAGTTTCTCACCATTACAAGCATCTATTTGCTCATCCTGGCTTTCAACTGCTATACCAGTTCTAACAACACGAGAAGAAAAACCCTCCGATTTCCCAGTGTTGTCTCTTTGTTCCCCTCTTTTGTTTACATCTTCTAAAGCGGTACCTGAAGTTCTAAACttagttttttctttgctggtaCTAGTAGCTGACATATCAGGAAGTTCCTTAGTAAGAGTAGGAAGTTCTGCAATGCAGtctttaacatttttaacagaTGTGAAAGTTGCAATGCTAGCTACGTTGTCGGAATAATCATGAAGTGGGATGAAATGATTTGTGGGTATAAACTCCTCCTTCGGATGACTGTAGTCCGGTGTATCAAAATCAGCAAAAGCTACACCAGCAGTGCTTACACCAGAAAATCCTCCAAATTCTCCAAATTCATCTTCATCGTCATCATCAGCTCCATTGTCTAGTGGTGGAGGGGATGAGGAGTACATTCGAATAATATCTGGTTCCATTGTTTAGTTCCACATCAAAGTTAATGTATttctataaaagggaaaaaaggatatTAGAATTTGGCTAACTTCTGtaatctttcatatttttttatgtttattgtttcacattttattttagatagGTCAATGTCCATATTAGATATGAGAAAGTAACATTTCCCAAACCCATTTTCTAACCAATTATTTTGGTTTAGAAGTCACAGAGAATCTACTGCGGAAAGTTTAAGTCTCTTGTAAACTACTACATGATCACATTCTCAGCAGACTGTGTTGAAatgccagaaaacaaaacacattggTCTTGAGCTGTTACACAACACACCAACACAACTAAATTGAATTTTAACCCAAAAGTTTTCTACTTCCCTTCACGAGCAATTCAGAAAACAGCCAATGACCTTAGTCCATCTTTTCCCACACTCAGTGCACTCAGCTGACTGTGCAACAGAAATTAAGCCACTTGATGGACTACACCTCAACAGTCATGTATTTAAGCACCTTCAGACAGTAGCTCCAAAGACTTTGAAAGATGCTTCCTCAAGCTTTGAAACAGTGAACAACTGGAGGAAGGAACTGCTGTTATAATCACTACCTATGATCTGCTGCTCTACTGTTTAAGTTTCTACCAGTTCATGGGTGTCTGTTAGGTCTCCCCGTTCTTTGGATTTCATAACTGCGAGGCAATGTGCGCTGtcttcacagctgctgctgccagcctgcttTTGTCTTAGGAACCGCCAGTTGGGAAATGCCATTATGAGCACCAGCAAAGCCTAGAGCAAAACAAACTTCTTCATCAAAGCTTATTCTCAAAAGCAGAACGGAGCAAGATTAtccataaaacatttaaaacacaaatcatTAAATCAccgggaaaaaaaaagaagaaagtattcCCATGGCCTAGATAGCAACAGACTAAGGACTCCATCTTAACATTGCAAACCATTACAGTAACAAGCAAAGGATGGATGGAGGATTTTCtctccttgatttttttcagtattatgtGTAATTAATGAAGCAGTAACTACTACTATTTACAGATTCACAATTGTACACATCGCTTAACCAGTTCATACCTTGCAGCCCTTAAAATGAGAGCTACAACTGAGCTCTTTTCATTCCAAATGACACTTGTCATGAATAAATTGTAACAACATACTAAGCATTATCTACAgaaaaagagtggaaaaaaccTATACATATTAGCAAGTATTTGAATTTCTAATCACCAGAATAAGTGCAGACTTTGCAATACTAGTTCTGAAACACAGGTAAAACACGATCCTTAACTCCAACACCTTTAGCAAACTACTTTATAGGTACACCCAAACAGCAGCACACAAAGGGTATAACAACACCAAACGAAGCTCTTCGGTTCTTCTCAAGCACAACATACCACAACACGTGAGCCAAACAACTCTTGGTATTTGCCAGGGAAGTCTGGTATCTTTAAGGTGACTAAcatgctttcactttttttttttttcttttttaaaaaaaaggtacttcGCAGTTATAAAAGAACATCATGCTTATCAGATGAAACCATGAAGTAATTTGTAACATCACATGCAAACTGAAAAAGACTGCAAAGGAATTTTGTTTAGAATAAAGAGTAAGTTGTCAACAAGCTCCCACATAGGCTTACTCAGCATCAGCTACTTAACAAGGTATTTGAGAGAAGAGCTTCACTCTCTTATCTCAAAGGCCTCATCTCTCAAGAGCACTCTCCCTTTTATATCAAGGTCTAGCAATTGCTGTTTCATGTCATACATGAAtgtaaagatcctttccaagaTGTTTGTAGAGTGTGACTCTCAGCTCCCACTGAGATTACTCCAACCTGTTCCCTTTCCAAGCTTCTGGGTTTTCAATCCACTAAATATGATATTagcatttcttctttgtaacTATCAGAACAGCCATTCCATCTTTATAACCAAATTTTCAAGATCTACTGCAGTCAACCATCAACACTAAGATTAAATGCCCAGTATATTCAGACTACAATTGCTTTCTGAATGTTTTAATATAGAGGAAGATCCATATGCTGTACACAAAGATATGCCCTGGTAGGTGGAAGTGTTGGTTGTTcttttgtagagaaaaaaaaacaaaaggaccAGTTAGGTAGATTTGGTATGTATTAGCTGTGCTCATCTCAAGGTACCTTAACTTGGGGATAGCACTATTTAAAGCTAGAGGGGAGTTGTTTCAACACTGAATGGCATTGTATCTGGAATTCATGACTCCTAGGGTCATGAATCAGTAGCTCTTTAGCAACACACTGACATCTAGgagaaaggacagagaaaacTGCTTTAATCGGGATGGGACTAGCTCCCTTCCCTCTAATTCCTGGAAAAGGTAAAGGatttcttggtttcttttctttttttttttttttaaaattaaaaaaggagtgAGTTTATTTGATTATAACAAATCATCCCTGTAATTAAATTTGAGTTCATGAGTCTGCAGCTGAATCTCAGTAGACAACAGCATAAATTTACTATTAAACTTcctgaaatttaacaagaattGTTACACCTATTTGGAAAATTCAGTGGACACTGTATTTATCACCTTACCCCATGTGACAAAAGTTGAAGAGACTGTAAAGGCAATAAACTAGTtcttgaaacaaacaaaaaaccctcaacacTATTTCAAGGACAGCACTGACTGGATATAAGCCTTCAACATTACAGAAGTAAAAGGACTTTGAACAGAAACAATGAAATGGCTGGAAAGAAGGAAGGCAAAAACATGAGCACTACAAAAAACACCTCCAATCTGCTTTTGGGAAGCAATACTGGAGGGTGGGATAAGCAGCTCCTTGACCAAGAACTATGATTGAAGCCACTGCAACCTCAACGGTAGTTTTATCACATGAtgacatgctttattttttattaggcGGAGATGTACAAGCCCTCTAAAACACATCTCTAAAGCCgtttagaaataaaagattttaaaatagaaaatgacaGTTCTACAGCCTGTTGATTTacattgcaaagaaaatgctATATACCTAAACCCACAGAAATTTGAAGTAGAAACCCAATTAAAATCCCTAAATATTTCAATAGCTCTCAAACAGGTAGTCTATAAAACATT
This region of Nyctibius grandis isolate bNycGra1 chromosome 1, bNycGra1.pri, whole genome shotgun sequence genomic DNA includes:
- the AFTPH gene encoding aftiphilin isoform X1 codes for the protein MEPDIIRMYSSSPPPLDNGADDDDEDEFGEFGGFSGVSTAGVAFADFDTPDYSHPKEEFIPTNHFIPLHDYSDNVASIATFTSVKNVKDCIAELPTLTKELPDMSATSTSKEKTKFRTSGTALEDVNKRGEQRDNTGKSEGFSSRVVRTGIAVESQDEQIDACNGEKLPCLEILTNGFAASDPVNPQGTEDLDSIGDSKGLKTVSTHSTEKNLNSMPSSGEDFADFATFSNKKTIHLEGTGPTKLSVLNERDSLSIQENNRINRVTCIEEEVCISEISCEQGPSAPEDNEFAISSTSETTGSSICTTENGEHSGRRRQHGTENGKDFSRPDDSSGSEDIKVDKIQSLSSNLAGEKLSDSEDLKNGGSSTEVVACSDTHDDDFGDFGSVSSASPTFINAEESINALDLEGTSEQPAHISKPNDEFGEFRDTSTVSQQPARLDQAELNQTANTSECDTTSKTSGFDFQHTPEVENGDDSEFGDFDSVPKPQDESVAFQDSDDFADFSSAGCNQATDWNAFEDEQKDSCSWAAFGDEQAGESHHRKETWQSHRTDASARTDGPVLHKTDSFALASFQGSTSKQSQEPAPSVQTTLLSRLERIFEVCFPSMPVLEIEEEISSLSHLLEAGEKQTTTEETLANTGELMDVWTELQDIHDAYGLRYQWGGSHSNKKLLCSLGIDTRNILFTGNKKQPVIVPMYAAGLGMLEPTKEPLKPISAAEKIASIGQTPPVSPEMNTCTSDQFQESLPPVQFDWSSSGLTNPLDASGGSTLLNLDFFGPVDDSSSSSTTTIPGVDPELYELTTSKLETSNASNKVTDAFARLMSTVEKASTSTRKPKKEEHLSEEAAKVISSLPDLTFMHAKVLMFPATLTPSTSCQEKVD
- the AFTPH gene encoding aftiphilin isoform X2, with translation MEPDIIRMYSSSPPPLDNGADDDDEDEFGEFGGFSGVSTAGVAFADFDTPDYSHPKEEFIPTNHFIPLHDYSDNVASIATFTSVKNVKDCIAELPTLTKELPDMSATSTSKEKTKFRTSGTALEDVNKRGEQRDNTGKSEGFSSRVVRTGIAVESQDEQIDACNGEKLPCLEILTNGFAASDPVNPQGTEDLDSIGDSKGLKTVSTHSTEKNLNSMPSSGEDFADFATFSNKKTIHLEGTGPTKLSVLNERDSLSIQENNRINRVTCIEEEVCISEISCEQGPSAPEDNEFAISSTSETTGSSICTTENGEHSGRRRQHGTENGKDFSRPDDSSGSEDIKVDKIQSLSSNLAGEKLSDSEDLKNGGSSTEVVACSDTHDDDFGDFGSVSSASPTFINAEESINALDLEGTSEQPAHISKPNDEFGEFRDTSTVSQQPARLDQAELNQTANTSECDTTSKTSGFDFQHTPEVENGDDSEFGDFDSVPKPQDESVAFQDSDDFADFSSAGCNQATDWNAFEDEQKDSCSWAAFGDEQAGESHHRKETWQSHRTDASARTDGPVLHKTDSFALASFQGSTSKQSQEPAPSVQTTLLSRLERIFEVCFPSMPVLEIEEEISSLSHLLEAGEKQTTTEETLANTGELMDVWTELQDIHDAYGLRYQWGGSHSNKKLLCSLGIDTRNILFTGNKKQPVIVPMYAAGLGMLEPTKEPLKPISAAEKIASIGQTPPVSPEMNTCTSDQFQESLPPVQFDWSSSGLTNPLDGVDPELYELTTSKLETSNASNKVTDAFARLMSTVEKASTSTRKPKKEEHLSEEAAKVISSLPDLTFMHAKVLMFPATLTPSTSCQEKVD
- the AFTPH gene encoding aftiphilin isoform X3, with product MEPDIIRMYSSSPPPLDNGADDDDEDEFGEFGGFSGVSTAGVAFADFDTPDYSHPKEEFIPTNHFIPLHDYSDNVASIATFTSVKNVKDCIAELPTLTKELPDMSATSTSKEKTKFRTSGTALEDVNKRGEQRDNTGKSEGFSSRVVRTGIAVESQDEQIDACNGEKLPCLEILTNGFAASDPVNPQGTEDLDSIGDSKGLKTVSTHSTEKNLNSMPSSGEDFADFATFSNKKTIHLEGTGPTKLSVLNERDSLSIQENNRINRVTCIEEEVCISEISCEQGPSAPEDNEFAISSTSETTGSSICTTENGEHSGRRRQHGTENGKDFSRPDDSSGSEDIKVDKIQSLSSNLAGEKLSDSEDLKNGGSSTEVVACSDTHDDDFGDFGSVSSASPTFINAEESINALDLEGTSEQPAHISKPNDEFGEFRDTSTVSQQPARLDQAELNQTANTSECDTTSKTSGFDFQHTPEVENGDDSEFGDFDSVPKPQDESVAFQDSDDFADFSSAGCNQATDWNAFEDEQKDSCSWAAFGDEQAGESHHRKETWQSHRTDASARTDGPVLHKTDSFALASFQGSTSKQSQEPAPSVQTTLLSRLERIFEVCFPSMPVLEIEEEISSLSHLLEAGEKQTTTEETLANTGELMDVWTELQDIHDAYGLRYQWGGSHSNKKLLCSLGIDTRNILFTGNKKQPVIVPMYAAGLGMLEPTKEPLKPISAAEKIASIGQTPPVSPEMNTCTSDQFQVWILSCMN